A region of Nitrospinota bacterium DNA encodes the following proteins:
- a CDS encoding DUF4114 domain-containing protein, with amino-acid sequence MDRTGLRQSFISRTVTAFLLAGMALWPVPGAHAQALATGCVAGGSSSTTAGSFNASNYSLNGVGVNASGNLQLETGQSALNPSSVVVPFEQDIYSTYISEGAGYVSHFGWFLLREAEQKVNAGNPIAGPLSWASLTSAGVTLNYLYRSIKDDGASCCDGGNGILDNYYNSAGTLLGTSSGLTEAQLTTYGYSPNNDGAVDNRDMRKYMGHFVGGTEIVFFLLPNGSTATPWYSKNNWSGDTWNPSNNNKKSLVSGSTYRQLTQTLLLDQLSPESGGTTTYNSAPNPRTWSQGWIPTAPQTRLSTYHATTLSGSVANTYTYGQKYNHFIVGAPPTDPFKWVLGMEDLSGAGDADFNDLVIYIQRKTGGMAQLQSTQAMSPTDADAYITQVTFSVRDKMPTCNGKASSIRYYLSIDNGVTWVEVTSWDQIKTPDSIGATVTGWVYGTPEETWRQGTISFSELGLTGRQLLWKGEYVSEDDACKPETIEVSLSFQAAKNQQFSRSAPTSLGNVMYTATFETPATTWTDKELRGHLFSERLYDPTSTSAGYSIVQNWDAGSVLTAGSPNSRTVLYPDITVTAIAGEALATGDGVTTTFSGTLAQKPLVHSTLSITDSIETFIDKRTTELEGNLTGTGTINRFTGAYSITFNSAPSVGVPITASYQYYVTSSTMNAFNTANMTYQKLALDSSSYYDGTGFHYTYDFNSSGTASTADGTLEADADWLTQWVRGWTNGSTATTKKEWLLGAIDHSAPAVVGAPGVPGWYFGTAVTQTIKDAYDTFRCTERTRRTEAYVGARDGMLHSFYSGEFRPFFIDESLMGGTCSGTVDLEKFRDATNPNTFTSASGAKFPYYTTPTGVQITINRGYYDWKTRSGSTLSSSTSPNYGTGAETFAAVPVEQLAKLKNNKLKGEDRAFVDASPSVAFAQFSDGTWHTVLIHAEGNGGDHVTALDITNPTTPTFLWEYADPDLYRSRSSPSVGSIGRIYTSSGPKWVVFFVSGINQDPTLNPSIYMLDVETGEVLKRIFLDSAGASGLGGTPSGQPAIIDSDGNGYNDRLYIGTDKGFMYKATLPDNPNSSAGDITVCTLFNAGQPIYASPAVSNQSTIQTDGTLAYNLTVLFGTSDSPYYVDDTGQTYWFYAVSDTADKGQCASGTMLWSFQLPPGQRVYASAFATAGRVYFGTSTADTEDPCSPAVSSAGGGVGGIYALDIKTGATVYSESVGNITTSPLVDDEHLYFKSANGQLQGRGGNTFQNQVQQGGAGDVQINMWREISQQ; translated from the coding sequence ATGGACCGGACAGGATTAAGACAATCGTTTATATCCAGGACCGTAACGGCGTTTCTCCTTGCGGGGATGGCCCTTTGGCCGGTTCCCGGCGCCCATGCCCAGGCTTTGGCCACAGGGTGCGTGGCGGGCGGTTCGTCCTCCACCACGGCGGGATCTTTTAACGCTTCCAACTATTCGTTGAACGGCGTTGGCGTCAATGCCAGCGGCAACCTCCAGCTGGAAACCGGGCAAAGCGCCCTTAATCCCAGCAGTGTGGTAGTCCCCTTCGAGCAGGACATCTACTCGACCTACATCTCCGAGGGCGCGGGCTATGTGTCCCACTTCGGCTGGTTCCTGTTGAGAGAGGCCGAACAGAAAGTTAACGCCGGGAACCCCATCGCCGGGCCGCTGTCATGGGCTTCCCTCACCAGCGCCGGGGTGACCCTTAACTACCTGTACCGGTCCATAAAAGACGACGGCGCCAGCTGTTGCGACGGCGGCAACGGCATTCTTGATAACTATTACAACAGCGCCGGCACATTGCTGGGCACTTCCTCCGGTCTTACCGAGGCCCAGCTTACAACCTACGGTTACTCCCCCAACAATGACGGCGCCGTGGACAACCGGGACATGCGCAAATACATGGGTCATTTTGTGGGGGGCACTGAAATAGTATTCTTCCTGCTTCCCAACGGTAGCACCGCCACCCCCTGGTACTCCAAGAACAACTGGAGCGGGGACACATGGAACCCCTCCAACAACAACAAGAAAAGTTTGGTGAGCGGCTCTACTTACCGCCAGCTCACGCAGACCCTTTTGCTCGACCAGCTTTCTCCGGAAAGCGGTGGTACCACCACTTACAACTCCGCTCCCAATCCCAGGACCTGGAGCCAGGGCTGGATACCCACGGCCCCGCAAACACGTTTGTCCACATATCACGCCACAACCCTTTCGGGTTCCGTGGCAAACACATATACATACGGGCAGAAATATAACCACTTCATCGTGGGCGCCCCGCCAACCGACCCGTTCAAGTGGGTCCTTGGCATGGAAGACCTCAGCGGCGCCGGTGACGCGGATTTCAACGACCTGGTCATATATATCCAGCGCAAGACCGGCGGCATGGCCCAGCTTCAGTCCACCCAGGCCATGAGCCCCACAGACGCGGACGCCTATATTACGCAGGTTACCTTCTCGGTGCGGGACAAGATGCCCACCTGCAACGGCAAAGCCTCTTCCATCAGGTACTACCTTTCCATAGACAACGGCGTCACCTGGGTGGAAGTGACCAGCTGGGACCAGATAAAGACGCCTGATTCAATCGGAGCCACGGTGACCGGCTGGGTGTACGGCACGCCCGAGGAAACCTGGCGGCAGGGCACCATAAGCTTCTCGGAACTGGGGCTCACGGGCCGACAGCTTCTGTGGAAGGGTGAATATGTCTCCGAAGACGACGCCTGCAAGCCCGAGACGATAGAAGTGTCCCTGTCGTTCCAAGCGGCCAAGAACCAGCAGTTCAGCCGCTCGGCCCCCACTTCGCTGGGTAACGTGATGTACACCGCCACCTTTGAAACCCCGGCGACCACCTGGACCGACAAGGAGCTGAGGGGCCACCTGTTCTCCGAGCGGTTGTACGACCCCACGTCCACCTCCGCCGGATACAGCATCGTCCAGAACTGGGACGCGGGCTCGGTGCTTACCGCGGGAAGCCCCAACTCCCGGACCGTGCTATACCCGGACATAACCGTTACAGCAATTGCCGGGGAGGCCCTGGCCACCGGAGACGGAGTGACCACTACCTTTTCCGGCACGCTGGCCCAGAAACCGCTGGTGCATTCAACGCTGTCCATAACCGACAGCATCGAAACCTTCATTGACAAACGCACCACCGAGCTGGAGGGTAACCTGACCGGCACGGGAACCATCAACCGTTTCACCGGAGCGTACAGCATCACGTTCAACAGCGCCCCGTCCGTGGGGGTGCCCATAACGGCCAGCTACCAGTATTACGTCACTTCTTCCACCATGAACGCGTTTAACACCGCCAACATGACATACCAGAAGCTGGCGCTGGATTCCTCCAGCTACTACGATGGAACCGGTTTCCACTACACCTACGATTTCAACAGTAGCGGAACGGCCTCCACCGCCGACGGTACGCTGGAAGCGGACGCCGACTGGCTGACGCAATGGGTCCGGGGCTGGACGAACGGTTCCACCGCAACCACAAAGAAAGAGTGGCTGTTGGGGGCCATAGACCATAGCGCCCCGGCGGTGGTGGGCGCCCCGGGCGTGCCGGGCTGGTATTTCGGCACGGCGGTGACGCAGACCATCAAGGACGCTTACGACACCTTCCGGTGCACGGAACGAACCCGGCGCACCGAGGCGTATGTGGGCGCCAGGGACGGCATGTTGCACTCTTTCTATTCGGGCGAGTTCAGGCCGTTCTTCATCGACGAATCCCTGATGGGCGGCACCTGCTCCGGCACCGTGGACCTGGAGAAGTTCCGGGACGCCACCAATCCGAACACCTTCACTTCGGCCTCCGGCGCGAAGTTCCCTTACTACACCACGCCAACGGGGGTGCAGATAACCATCAACCGCGGGTATTACGACTGGAAAACCAGGAGCGGCTCGACCCTCTCCAGCTCCACATCCCCGAACTACGGCACAGGCGCGGAGACTTTCGCCGCCGTACCGGTGGAACAGCTGGCCAAGTTGAAGAACAACAAGCTGAAGGGTGAGGACAGGGCTTTTGTGGACGCCTCGCCATCGGTGGCGTTCGCCCAGTTCTCCGACGGGACATGGCATACCGTGCTCATCCACGCGGAGGGCAACGGCGGGGACCATGTGACGGCGCTCGACATCACCAACCCCACAACGCCCACGTTCCTGTGGGAGTACGCCGACCCGGACCTCTACCGGTCGCGCTCCTCCCCCTCGGTGGGCTCCATCGGCAGGATATACACCTCCTCCGGCCCGAAATGGGTGGTGTTCTTCGTGTCCGGCATAAACCAGGATCCCACGCTGAACCCCTCCATCTATATGCTGGACGTGGAGACCGGCGAAGTGCTCAAGAGGATATTCCTGGATTCGGCCGGGGCTTCGGGCCTTGGAGGCACCCCCTCCGGCCAGCCGGCGATAATAGACTCCGACGGGAACGGGTATAACGACAGGCTGTATATCGGCACCGACAAGGGCTTCATGTACAAGGCCACCCTGCCGGACAATCCCAACTCCTCGGCGGGGGACATAACCGTGTGCACCCTGTTCAACGCCGGCCAGCCCATTTACGCCTCGCCGGCGGTTTCCAACCAGTCCACCATCCAGACCGACGGCACGCTGGCATACAACCTTACGGTGCTGTTCGGCACTTCCGACAGCCCCTACTATGTGGATGACACGGGCCAGACCTACTGGTTCTACGCCGTAAGCGACACAGCGGACAAGGGCCAGTGCGCCTCCGGAACCATGCTGTGGAGCTTCCAGCTTCCCCCGGGCCAAAGGGTTTACGCCTCGGCGTTCGCCACCGCCGGGCGGGTTTACTTCGGCACCAGCACCGCGGACACTGAAGACCCGTGCTCACCTGCGGTTTCTTCCGCGGGCGGAGGCGTGGGTGGCATATACGCCCTGGATATTAAAACGGGCGCTACGGTTTACAGCGAGTCGGTGGGCAACATAACCACCTCCCCGCTGGTGGACGACGAGCACCTTTATTTTAAATCCGCCAACGGTCAGTTGCAGGGCCGTGGGGGGAATACGTTCCAGAATCAAGTTCAACAAGGAGGCGCAGGAGATGTTCAGATCAACATGTGGCGGGAAATCAGTCAGCAGTAA
- a CDS encoding prepilin-type N-terminal cleavage/methylation domain-containing protein, whose translation MRAKGGFTLTEVLVTVGIIGVLLGAAVWSMAGILPKWRLEGASNEVVSVVQYARSEAARMNTPTLVEFANVGSVTNSKINVYVDNNRDGQLDGGDTKIKSVSVTSLYPQAYIANVEYGVTSASSGGSSSSSGGSSSSGGEGESEGADSDKSDDSDKSDDSDKSDDSDKSDDSSSDKSDDSSSDKSDDSSSDKSDDSSSDKSDDSSSDKSDDSSSDKSDDSDKSDDSDKSDDSDKSDDKSDNSGSGTNPSVVFNPNGSVSSNNLPVGVTISSVVPLSPQSYQVILPRGGVGRLVPLP comes from the coding sequence ATGAGGGCGAAAGGCGGGTTCACCCTTACGGAAGTATTGGTGACCGTCGGTATCATCGGCGTCCTGCTGGGCGCGGCTGTCTGGTCCATGGCGGGCATCCTGCCCAAGTGGAGGCTCGAAGGCGCCTCCAATGAGGTGGTGTCGGTGGTGCAATACGCCCGGTCGGAAGCGGCCAGGATGAACACGCCCACGCTGGTGGAGTTCGCCAACGTAGGTAGCGTGACCAACTCCAAGATCAACGTGTACGTGGACAACAACCGTGACGGCCAGCTGGACGGGGGAGACACGAAAATAAAGAGCGTCTCCGTAACCAGCCTTTACCCTCAGGCGTACATCGCCAATGTTGAGTACGGCGTCACCAGCGCCAGCTCCGGGGGAAGCAGTTCTTCCTCCGGTGGCAGTAGCTCTTCCGGCGGAGAAGGTGAAAGCGAAGGCGCCGACAGCGACAAGTCGGACGATAGCGACAAGTCGGATGATAGTGATAAATCCGATGACAGCGACAAGTCGGACGACAGCAGTTCGGATAAATCGGACGATAGTTCCAGTGATAAGTCGGACGACAGCTCCAGCGACAAGTCGGACGATTCCAGTTCGGATAAATCGGACGATAGTTCCAGTGATAAGTCGGACGATTCCAGTTCGGATAAGTCGGATGATAGTGATAAATCCGATGACAGCGACAAGTCGGACGATAGCGACAAGTCGGATGATAAATCGGACAACAGCGGTTCCGGAACCAACCCCTCGGTGGTTTTCAACCCGAACGGCTCGGTTAGCTCCAATAACCTGCCCGTGGGTGTGACCATATCGAGCGTGGTTCCGTTATCGCCACAGAGTTACCAGGTGATACTGCCCCGCGGCGGCGTGGGCCGGCTTGTTCCATTGCCTTAA
- a CDS encoding GspH/FimT family pseudopilin: MKLSWGRKSRNRAAVSRAGFSLVELLVTIGILSMIIGLAVWSLQGTLPNWRLNNAASEVTSMFQYARSEAARNNVRAFVSFSGIGSSTASKIDVYLDVDRNGNLDAADTLLKSVTIPMKYPRAYIASVTDAAGAITTATMRADGTMTGVTAPVTVTVDSLATTTPSQYSVVVILSGAARVEPVP, encoded by the coding sequence ATGAAGTTATCTTGGGGGAGAAAATCAAGGAATCGCGCGGCTGTTTCACGCGCCGGATTCTCGCTGGTGGAGCTATTGGTCACCATCGGGATACTTTCAATGATTATCGGTCTTGCTGTATGGTCTTTGCAGGGCACATTGCCCAACTGGAGGCTTAATAACGCCGCAAGCGAAGTCACTTCGATGTTCCAGTACGCCAGGTCCGAAGCGGCCCGCAACAACGTGAGGGCTTTTGTCTCCTTCAGCGGCATAGGCTCCAGCACGGCGTCCAAAATCGACGTTTATCTGGATGTGGACCGCAACGGAAATCTGGACGCGGCGGATACGCTGTTGAAAAGCGTAACGATACCCATGAAATACCCGAGGGCGTATATCGCAAGCGTCACCGACGCGGCTGGAGCGATAACCACCGCAACCATGCGGGCGGACGGCACCATGACCGGTGTCACGGCGCCGGTAACCGTCACCGTGGACAGCCTGGCCACCACCACCCCGAGCCAGTACAGTGTTGTGGTGATATTGAGCGGCGCGGCGCGGGTAGAGCCGGTCCCATAA
- a CDS encoding YggS family pyridoxal phosphate-dependent enzyme yields the protein MEPVASNVAHIRRRIASAAGRAGRDPSSVRLIAVTKTVDVERAAEAISAGVLDLGESRVQEARRKFDVIGAKAQWHMIGPLQTNKAKYCPGLFSLIHSLDRLELMEELSRRSLGEGLVMRGLLQVNLTGETQKGGCRPQDAADILKAASRLPGLRIEGLMTIPRFSDDPEDSRPVFRALLELRADLDRIGIENTGLDEISAGMTGDFEVAVEEGATMVRVGSAIFGERG from the coding sequence ATGGAACCGGTGGCGAGCAACGTGGCCCATATCCGGCGCAGAATAGCCTCAGCGGCGGGCCGGGCGGGGAGAGACCCGTCTTCGGTGCGGCTTATCGCCGTCACAAAAACCGTGGATGTGGAGCGGGCGGCGGAGGCTATATCAGCCGGGGTATTGGATTTGGGCGAGTCCCGCGTACAGGAAGCCCGCAGGAAGTTTGATGTTATTGGGGCTAAAGCCCAATGGCACATGATCGGCCCCCTGCAAACCAACAAAGCCAAATATTGCCCCGGCCTGTTTTCGCTGATCCATTCCCTGGACCGGCTGGAGCTTATGGAGGAATTATCCCGCCGGTCACTGGGTGAGGGGCTGGTTATGCGGGGCCTTCTTCAGGTAAACCTTACCGGCGAAACGCAAAAAGGGGGATGCCGTCCACAGGACGCGGCGGACATTTTAAAGGCCGCGTCGCGCCTGCCCGGATTAAGAATTGAGGGGCTTATGACCATCCCCCGGTTCTCGGACGACCCGGAGGATTCACGCCCCGTTTTCCGCGCCCTTTTGGAATTGCGGGCAGACCTTGATAGAATCGGCATTGAAAACACGGGGCTGGATGAAATATCCGCCGGCATGACAGGAGATTTTGAGGTGGCCGTGGAAGAAGGGGCCACCATGGTTCGCGTGGGAAGCGCCATTTTCGGCGAGAGGGGATAA
- the proC gene encoding pyrroline-5-carboxylate reductase, whose protein sequence is MIKSKTTAFIGAGFMGSALIRGLARSGLIDPSRIIATDPREGALKEIAADLGVRATMDNALAVSEADIVVICVKPQILSGVLKTLGRKISRKKLVISIAAGVKMETLQSLLPSGSRIIRAMPNMPSAVGQGATAICAGGDAEEMDVAMARQIFDAVGETVVVDEKQMDAVTGLSGSGPAFVFLFLEAFIDAGVRVGLPRDVARVLALQTLYGSAKFAKSTGEHPAALKDRVTSPGGTTIAGLAVLEEEAVRGALIRAVEAATERSKELGGQ, encoded by the coding sequence ATGATAAAGAGCAAGACAACGGCGTTCATCGGAGCCGGGTTCATGGGTTCGGCCCTTATCCGGGGGTTGGCCCGGTCGGGTTTGATAGACCCTTCCAGGATAATCGCCACAGACCCCAGAGAGGGGGCGTTAAAAGAGATCGCCGCTGACCTGGGCGTTCGCGCCACCATGGACAACGCCCTGGCCGTAAGCGAGGCGGACATAGTGGTTATCTGCGTAAAACCGCAGATTCTCTCCGGTGTGTTAAAAACCCTGGGCAGAAAGATAAGCCGGAAGAAACTGGTCATATCCATCGCCGCCGGGGTGAAGATGGAGACGTTGCAATCGCTTCTCCCCTCCGGCTCCCGGATAATCCGGGCCATGCCCAACATGCCTTCGGCGGTGGGGCAGGGGGCCACTGCCATATGCGCCGGGGGCGACGCCGAAGAGATGGACGTGGCCATGGCCAGGCAGATTTTCGACGCCGTGGGCGAAACGGTGGTGGTGGATGAAAAGCAGATGGACGCGGTGACGGGCCTTTCCGGCTCGGGCCCGGCCTTTGTTTTCCTTTTCCTGGAGGCGTTCATAGACGCGGGCGTGCGCGTGGGGCTCCCCCGGGATGTGGCGCGGGTGCTGGCATTGCAAACGCTGTACGGCTCCGCCAAGTTCGCAAAGTCCACGGGCGAGCATCCGGCGGCGCTGAAAGACCGGGTCACCTCCCCCGGCGGCACCACCATAGCCGGGCTTGCGGTGCTGGAGGAAGAGGCCGTGCGCGGGGCCTTGATAAGGGCCGTGGAAGCGGCGACGGAACGGTCTAAAGAGTTGGGCGGGCAATAA
- a CDS encoding YggT family protein yields the protein MFVLGNLLVALAQVLNIALTLYLWIVIIRALISWVNPDPYNPIVQFLHRITDPVLFPIARALPPMGGLDISPLILIMVIYFTQWFVVKTLMQFGLMLNASPM from the coding sequence ATGTTCGTTTTGGGAAACCTTCTTGTGGCTCTGGCGCAGGTGCTAAACATCGCGCTCACGTTATATTTGTGGATAGTCATTATCCGGGCGCTCATATCCTGGGTCAATCCGGACCCGTACAATCCCATCGTCCAGTTCCTGCACAGGATCACCGATCCGGTGCTTTTCCCCATCGCCCGGGCCCTGCCGCCCATGGGGGGGCTGGACATATCGCCCCTGATCCTTATCATGGTCATCTATTTTACCCAGTGGTTCGTGGTGAAAACCCTCATGCAGTTCGGGCTTATGCTTAACGCTTCGCCCATGTAA
- a CDS encoding YggU family protein, with protein MPQGKLDIKEGKEGVRFIVHVAPRASRSEFMGLHGDAMKVRLAAPPVDGAANDELIAFLSKFIGVPKSAVAIIAGETSKRKTVRISGINAASITVKIDR; from the coding sequence ATGCCCCAGGGCAAGCTGGATATTAAAGAGGGAAAAGAGGGCGTAAGGTTCATTGTCCACGTGGCGCCCAGGGCCTCCCGGTCGGAATTCATGGGGCTCCACGGCGACGCCATGAAAGTGCGCCTGGCGGCCCCGCCGGTGGATGGCGCCGCTAACGATGAGCTTATCGCGTTTTTATCAAAATTTATCGGTGTGCCGAAATCGGCAGTGGCTATAATCGCTGGAGAAACATCGAAACGGAAGACCGTGAGGATATCCGGGATTAACGCGGCCTCGATAACCGTTAAAATTGACAGGTGA
- a CDS encoding DUF3568 family protein, translated as MGVKKKLALLALVMAPLYGCVALVAGGAGAAGAYMWTHGNLTRNYHQPMETTWEGALHALSVLNLPVIEQEHDKFNGRIKAKMAVKNDQLIIIMERWTDNETKVTVRAGPLGNRGISERVHEEIARALK; from the coding sequence ATGGGAGTAAAGAAAAAACTGGCTCTACTGGCCCTGGTTATGGCCCCATTGTATGGTTGCGTCGCCCTTGTGGCAGGCGGGGCCGGAGCGGCGGGTGCGTATATGTGGACCCATGGGAACCTCACCCGCAATTACCACCAGCCCATGGAAACCACTTGGGAGGGCGCCCTGCACGCGTTGAGCGTTTTAAACCTGCCGGTGATAGAGCAGGAACACGACAAGTTCAACGGGCGCATAAAAGCCAAGATGGCCGTGAAGAACGACCAGCTGATAATCATCATGGAACGGTGGACGGATAACGAAACAAAGGTCACCGTCCGCGCCGGCCCCTTGGGCAACAGGGGCATTTCCGAAAGGGTCCATGAAGAAATCGCCAGGGCGCTCAAGTAG
- a CDS encoding TIM barrel protein has protein sequence MSGVVGVSTCWLSRVSNDGAGIISGIAGIGAAAVELDYRLTPAMLGHVEAALGSRGMGIVSIHAVCPAVEGKQDTRQAERYSVSSASEDERRMAVADVIDTIRTAARLAVKNVVLHCGKTPMERVTPIIQRMYDDGTLHTPEGQKRIGQFKTDRLRSRGNTFKNLLKSLDEIGGEAARNGVDICLENRYYMEEYPNFEEMAVIFLRLDNGPIKYWHDTGHAQAQENLGMISHSAWLKEFSSRMAGVHLHDVERYTDHLAPPSGAEGCVDFSMVERYIAPGAARVLELRETVTPAQAKAGLEWLAARAG, from the coding sequence ATGAGCGGGGTAGTGGGTGTTTCCACCTGTTGGTTATCAAGAGTCTCTAACGACGGGGCGGGAATAATCAGTGGCATCGCGGGCATCGGCGCCGCCGCCGTGGAGCTGGATTACCGGCTGACACCGGCCATGCTGGGCCATGTGGAAGCCGCGCTTGGATCCCGGGGGATGGGGATTGTCTCCATCCACGCCGTATGCCCGGCCGTGGAAGGCAAGCAAGACACCCGTCAGGCGGAGCGGTATTCCGTCAGTTCCGCTTCGGAGGATGAGCGCCGCATGGCCGTTGCCGATGTGATAGATACCATCCGGACAGCGGCGCGGCTTGCGGTAAAAAACGTGGTGTTGCATTGCGGCAAAACGCCCATGGAAAGGGTGACGCCCATAATCCAGCGGATGTACGATGATGGAACCCTGCATACGCCGGAGGGGCAAAAACGGATCGGCCAGTTTAAAACAGACCGTTTGCGAAGCAGGGGAAACACCTTCAAAAATCTCCTGAAGTCCCTGGATGAAATAGGCGGGGAAGCGGCAAGAAACGGCGTGGATATATGCCTTGAGAACCGTTATTACATGGAGGAATACCCAAATTTCGAGGAGATGGCCGTGATATTTTTGCGGCTGGATAACGGCCCCATAAAATACTGGCACGACACCGGCCACGCCCAGGCGCAGGAAAACCTTGGCATGATCAGCCACTCCGCCTGGCTGAAAGAATTTTCCAGCCGGATGGCCGGGGTTCATCTGCACGATGTGGAGCGTTATACCGACCATTTGGCGCCTCCTTCCGGCGCTGAGGGTTGCGTGGATTTTTCCATGGTGGAGCGTTATATTGCCCCCGGCGCCGCCAGGGTGCTGGAGCTTCGTGAAACCGTAACCCCCGCCCAGGCAAAAGCCGGGCTGGAATGGCTTGCGGCCCGGGCGGGTTGA
- a CDS encoding glycosyltransferase family 4 protein, with the protein MAKSATIVFDMRALQAGYKAHKTRGIGVYARNLARRMSLSPAGLAWIPMFDPRFENEWLSGFGALPLQPGAVSSVLRPVVREFLTQLLFMRPALDRFAREQKAGLIFFPTHLDAPPGLCVPYAVTAHDMIQSALRKEHYNSIKHRLHIESQKKALNGARLVIAISHHTKQDVIKHAGVDPEKIVVIYNGVDPVFRPGAGEGFARLTLPEKFVLNVGGIDFRKNISLLLTAFCELSRKHPDYRLVVTGEITRDPQYGSFTRMVDKLGLAEKIITTGYVSTEELAALYNRARMMFYPSVYEGFGLPVAEAMACGAPVISTNCSSIPEVAGEAAILLPPDKPEAFAQALITLAENEGERERLKKAGIERAAMFTWEECARKTFEALAAATG; encoded by the coding sequence ATGGCCAAATCCGCCACCATAGTCTTCGACATGCGCGCGCTCCAGGCCGGGTACAAGGCCCACAAAACCCGGGGCATCGGCGTTTACGCTCGCAATTTGGCCCGCCGGATGAGCCTTTCCCCTGCTGGTCTTGCATGGATCCCCATGTTCGACCCCAGGTTTGAAAACGAATGGCTTTCAGGCTTCGGCGCTTTGCCATTACAGCCTGGCGCGGTTTCTTCCGTCTTGCGCCCTGTGGTCCGCGAATTTTTGACCCAGCTTTTATTCATGCGCCCAGCCCTGGACAGGTTCGCCCGGGAACAGAAGGCGGGCCTTATTTTTTTCCCCACACACCTGGACGCCCCTCCGGGCCTTTGCGTCCCATACGCGGTTACGGCCCACGACATGATCCAGTCCGCCCTGCGAAAAGAGCATTACAACAGCATCAAACATAGGCTTCACATAGAAAGCCAGAAAAAGGCGTTGAACGGCGCCCGGCTTGTGATCGCCATTTCGCATCACACCAAACAGGACGTGATAAAACACGCCGGGGTGGATCCGGAAAAAATAGTGGTGATATATAACGGGGTGGATCCTGTGTTCCGCCCCGGCGCCGGAGAGGGTTTTGCGCGTTTGACGTTGCCGGAAAAATTCGTATTGAACGTGGGCGGCATAGATTTCCGGAAAAACATCTCGCTCCTGCTTACGGCTTTTTGCGAGCTGTCCCGGAAACATCCGGATTACCGGCTGGTGGTGACCGGGGAGATAACCCGCGATCCGCAATACGGCTCTTTTACCCGGATGGTGGACAAACTGGGGCTGGCCGAAAAAATAATCACCACAGGTTATGTCTCCACCGAAGAGCTGGCGGCGTTATACAACCGGGCGCGGATGATGTTTTACCCCAGCGTGTACGAAGGCTTTGGGCTTCCCGTGGCCGAGGCCATGGCCTGCGGCGCGCCGGTGATATCCACCAACTGCTCTTCCATTCCCGAGGTGGCGGGGGAGGCGGCAATCCTACTGCCGCCAGATAAGCCCGAAGCCTTTGCCCAGGCGCTGATTACACTGGCTGAAAATGAGGGTGAGCGGGAACGGCTGAAAAAGGCCGGCATCGAGCGCGCCGCGATGTTCACATGGGAAGAATGCGCCCGCAAAACATTTGAGGCGCTGGCGGCGGCAACTGGATAA